A window of Primulina huaijiensis isolate GDHJ02 chromosome 9, ASM1229523v2, whole genome shotgun sequence contains these coding sequences:
- the LOC140985289 gene encoding zinc finger CCCH domain-containing protein 1-like, with product MADQDETPPEPQQSDQVCNFFRKTSKGKNIRKRTTVEEGEEGDEDSRIDKSVLFNKKKQIVSDNKLHFSSGPTKRSLTSEDEVEKKKTTFFEFESSNEIQIHNDSRATSTLETETEFSRDARAIRERVLKQAAEALKGNNKSDSGEKLYKGIHGYTDYKAGFRREQTVASEKAGGSHGPLRASAHIRVSARFDYQPDICKDYKETGYCGYGDSCKFMHDRGDYKSGWQLEKEWDEKEKARAKKMTMGLKADEDDERGPEISDEDDENSLPFACFICREPFVDPVMTKCKHYFCEHCALKHHARNKKCFVCNQPTNGIFNTAFEIRKRMAAEKK from the exons ATGGCGGACCAGGACGAGACTCCTCCGGAGCCTCAACAATCGGACCAAG TCTGCAATTTCTTTAGGAAGACATCAAAGGGGAAGAACATTAGGAAAAGAACTACTGTGGAAGAGGGAGAGGAGGGAGATGAAGATTCTAGAATCGACAAGTCAGTGCTTTTCAACAAGAAGAAGCAAATTGTGTCTGATAACAAGCTACACTTCTCCAGTGGACCAACCAAGCGATCTTTAACCTCAGAGGATGaggttgaaaagaaaaaaacaacattttttGAATTTGAGTCCTCGAATGAAATACAGATTCATAATGATAGTAGAGCAACATCCACCTTGGAAACAGAGACCGAATTCTCGAGAGATGCTCGGGCAATCAGAGAGAGGGTTTTAAAGCAAGCTGCAGAGGCTTTGAAAGGGAATAACAAGAGTGATAGTGGTGAAAAGTTATATAAAGGCATACATGGATACACTGATTATAAGGCTGGGTTCCGGAGGGAGCAAACGGTAGCCAGTGAGAAAGCTGGTGGATCTCATGGACCTCTGAGAGCTTCCGCCCACATAAGAGTTTCTGCGAGGTTTGACTACCAACCAGACATTTGCAAGGATTATAAAGAGACTGGTTATTGTGGGTATGGAGATTCGTGTAAGTTTATGCATGATCGGGGTGATTACAAGTCAGGTTGGCAGCTTGAGAAGGAGTGGGATGAAAAAGAGAAGGCAAGGGCCAAAAAAATGACCATGGGACTGAAGGctgatgaagatgatgagagGGGTCCAGAGATAagtgatgaagatgatgaaaattCGCTACCTTTTGCATGTTTCATTTGCAGAGAACCTTTTGTAGATCCTGTTATGACAAAGTGCAAGCATTATTTCTGCGAGCATTGTGCATTGAAG CATCATGCAAGAAATAAGAAATGCTTCGTGTGCAACCAGCCGACAAATGGCATATTCAATACCGCCTTTGAGATACGCAAAAGAATGGCCGCTGAGAAGAAATGA